The Astyanax mexicanus isolate ESR-SI-001 chromosome 20, AstMex3_surface, whole genome shotgun sequence genome contains a region encoding:
- the tlx3b gene encoding T-cell leukemia homeobox protein 3b, whose translation MEQSSSSSPSGTGHTPHPTQHEPISFGIDQILSGTDQETQQNSSKPTSDTERISEGGGYHLGSPTVASATPYPAVTGAFHGIAAPYEDARPYGVNLTLTPGGVIRVPAHRPLAAAVPPPLASAAPGLGGISFPWMESSQRFAKDRFAAALAPFTVARRIGHPYQNRTPPKRKKPRTSFSRVQICELEKRFHRQKYLASAERAALAKTLKMTDAQVKTWFQNRRTKWRRQTAEEREAERQQASRLMLQLQHDALQKSLSDSVPADPLCIHNSSLFALQNLQPWTCGEEGTKLGAALV comes from the exons ATGGAGCAATCCTCCAGCTCCAGCCCAAGCGGCACCGGCCACACGCCCCATCCCACCCAGCACGAGCCCATCAGCTTCGGAATCGACCAGATTCTTAGCGGAACCGACCAGGAAACTCAGCAGAACTCCTCGAAGCCTACCTCGGACACGGAACGGATCAGCGAAGGCGGGGGCTACCACCTGGGTAGCCCGACTGTTGCCAGCGCCACCCCGTACCCGGCAGTGACCGGCGCTTTCCATGGTATTGCAGCTCCGTATGAGGATGCCAGACCTTACGGGGTCAACCTAACCCTTACTCCAGGTGGGGTCATAAGGGTACCGGCCCACCGGCCACTGGCTGCTGCCGTGCCACCGCCTTTGGCCAGCGCAGCACCCGGACTGGGGGGCATCAGCTTCCCCTGGATGGAGAGTAGTCAACGCTTCGCCAAAGACAGATTTGCAG CGGCCCTGGCGCCCTTCACCGTGGCCAGACGCATTGGTCACCCCTACCAGAACCGCACTCCCCCCAAGAGGAAGAAGCCCCGCACTTCATTTTCCCGCGTGCAGATCTGCGAGCTGGAGAAACGCTTTCACCGGCAGAAGTACCTGGCCAGCGCAGAGCGAGCAGCTCTTGCCAAAACTCTGAAGATGACGGACGCGCAGGTTAAAACCTGGTTCCAGAACCGCAGAACCAAATGGAG GCGACAGACGGCAGAAGAGCGGGAGGCTGAGCGCCAGCAGGCCAGCCGGCTgatgctccagctccagcacgaTGCCCTGCAGAAGTCCCTGAGCGACTCAGTCCCTGCTGACCCCCTCTGCATCCACAACTCCTCACTGTTCGCCCTGCAGAACCTGCAGCCATGGACTTGTGGGGAGGAGGGCACCAAACTGGGGGCTGCTCTCGTATGA